The Myxococcales bacterium genomic interval CTCGCGGTACTGGGCCTCCTTGTCGCCCGAGTCGTAGCGCACGCTGTCGCCGGCGTCGGGCGCCTCGGCCATGACGCGCAGCGCGGCGGGCAGCCCCGACCGGAGCGTGTCGAACGTGTCGAGCAGGAAGCTCGAGCGGCCCGGCCGTCGATCGCGCATGGCGCGGAAGGCGTCCTCGTCGGTGCCGAAGCGCTGCACGTGCTCGTGGCCCATGGTGCCCACCGGCTCGAGCCCGAGCTCTCGCGCGAGCAGGGCGTGGCTCGTGCGTCGGAGCCCTGCCTCCTTGGCGGCCCGGAGGGCGACGCGGTGCTGCGCCACGCAGGTCGCCGCCCGCAGCCCTACCTCGAAGAAGCGACCGTCCGTGATGCGCACGAGGTCGCGGACCCGGCCCGCCACGCGCTCGGCGTAGGCCGCCTCGTCGACGGCGAGCTTCGGCGCGGCCACGCCGACGGCGTCGAGCGTCTCGCCCACCAGGTCGCGCTCCGCCTCGCAGGTGAGCACGCCGAGCTCGCGTGCCAGCGCGTCGGGCGAGGCGAGCGAGGCGAGCGAGGTAAGCGCGAGGGTCGCGACTTGCACTCGGAAGCTCGCCTGCAAGAGCAGCGGCTCGAGCCAGGACACGAGCGCCGACGGCCCCGTGATGGTGAGCCAGGGCTCGCGTGGGAGAAACCACGCGCCCTGCGGCAGCGCGCGCACGGTGAGCGCCTCGCGCGCGACGATGGCCGCCTTGAAGCCCGCGCCCATGTCGTAGCCGTGCTCTGCGAGGTAAGCGTAGTCGCCCTGCTCCACCGAGGGGAGGAGGCGCGCGACGAGGGCGTGGGCGTCGAACGGCACGACCTGCGGTCCGCCGCGGCGGTGAGACAGGTAGAAGGTCTCGGTGCGGAGCGGATACCCCGCCTCGGCCATGCTGAACTTGTAGCCGTCGGAGGTGAGGATGGAGGGCCCAGCGGGGGTCGTCATGGGGAGAGAAGATAGGAACACCCAAAAGAGTGTCAAGTACTCTTTCTCTCGATTCGCTCGTACGACGCGCCGAGCCTGCTACAGGTCGATGGCCTCGACGTCGACCGCGGCCTCGCCCAGGAACCGCTCGGCCTGGGCGCCGAAGGAGCGCGGCAGGTCGGTGACGAGGAGCCGCACCGTGCCGAGGCGGTCCTCAGGCCGCGTCAAGCCGCGGGCCGAGAGGAACGCGGCGGTGTCCTCCGCGGTGGCCTCCGCGCTGTCGACGACGGCGACGTGGGGGCCGATCGCCTCGCGGGTGCCCTCCTCGATGACTCCCCGGAGGAGCGGGTAGTGCGTGCACCCGAGGACGACCACGTCGACGCCGGCGCGCGCGAGCGGCGCGAGGTACCGCTCCACGGCGAGGCGCGGGACCTCTCCCGTGGTCCAGCCCTCCTCGGCGAGGGGCACGAGCAGAGGCGCGGCCTGCGCCGTGGTCTCTGCGCGCGTGGAGAGCGCCGACACGGCCCGCGGGTAGGCCCCAGACGCGACCGTCCCGAGCGTCGCGAGCACTCCGATGCGGTGGCTCCGCGTAGCCCGCACCGCGGCGCGAGCGCCGGGCTCGATCACCCCGAGCACCGGCAGATCGAGCTCGATACGGAGCCGCTCGGGCGCGACCGCGCTCACCGTGTTGCAGGCGATGACGATGGCCTTCACGCCACGGCCCACGAGGTGGCGCGCGCACCCGAGCGCGTAACGCACCACGGTGTCGGGGCCCTTCGTGCCGTAAGGCACGCGCGCCGTGTCGCCGAGGTACACGATGTCCTCGTAGGGCAGGGCGGCCCGCAGCGCGCGGACGACCGTGAGCCCGCCGAGCCCCGAGTCGAACACGCCAAGCGGGGCGGCGCGGCGCTGATCGCGGTCGCTCACGCCGGCCGGCTCGCGCGCGCGGGACCGAGCGCGTGCGCTCGCTGAGCGGGTTGAGCTGCGGGCTGAGCTGCTGAGCGAGCTAGTTGAGCCACCGCTTGTCCTTCGGGGCCTTCTTGCCTTCGGGATCGTCCTCGAGCCCGCCATACACGACGCGCAGCGCCGGGGCTTTGCCACCCTTGCCCTTGCCCCCCTTTTCCACCGGCCGGGCGGTCGCGTCGTCGTCGAGCAGCGACTCGACCGTGAGCACCGGGCCCCTCTTCCGCATGACGCCGAGCCTGGCGCGAAGGAAGAGGCGCCGCACCGGCGACGGCGTGCCGCCGAGCAACATTCCCACGAGGGCGCCGCCGAACGGAGCCACGACG includes:
- a CDS encoding nicotinate phosphoribosyltransferase codes for the protein MTTPAGPSILTSDGYKFSMAEAGYPLRTETFYLSHRRGGPQVVPFDAHALVARLLPSVEQGDYAYLAEHGYDMGAGFKAAIVAREALTVRALPQGAWFLPREPWLTITGPSALVSWLEPLLLQASFRVQVATLALTSLASLASPDALARELGVLTCEAERDLVGETLDAVGVAAPKLAVDEAAYAERVAGRVRDLVRITDGRFFEVGLRAATCVAQHRVALRAAKEAGLRRTSHALLARELGLEPVGTMGHEHVQRFGTDEDAFRAMRDRRPGRSSFLLDTFDTLRSGLPAALRVMAEAPDAGDSVRYDSGDKEAQYREVVRLGRELGLRPVHILEDSFDLPLTQRFEDLRRELGVPADTQFYGYGGFLVAQTTNRALTRDRVAAVYKLSQSGPTPNMKFGDEAGAGKESVPGRPLVARRVRGEGPVGLIVQEGEPLPDGYVAGAALGPAELTLARDIEGASLAQSEATKALVASCRRARERVITGAGRLAPS
- a CDS encoding glutamate racemase → MAGSRTIPKARRPRRTSGGSTSSLSSSARSSTRSASARARSRAREPAGVSDRDQRRAAPLGVFDSGLGGLTVVRALRAALPYEDIVYLGDTARVPYGTKGPDTVVRYALGCARHLVGRGVKAIVIACNTVSAVAPERLRIELDLPVLGVIEPGARAAVRATRSHRIGVLATLGTVASGAYPRAVSALSTRAETTAQAAPLLVPLAEEGWTTGEVPRLAVERYLAPLARAGVDVVVLGCTHYPLLRGVIEEGTREAIGPHVAVVDSAEATAEDTAAFLSARGLTRPEDRLGTVRLLVTDLPRSFGAQAERFLGEAAVDVEAIDL